The genomic region GACGATGGCATCCAGAATGTCACGGATGTTGTCGGTAGATGGATTAGCGGATAAGAAGACTTCACCGCGGCAAGCCGGCGCTGCCTCGGCAACGCGGACGAACAGGTCAGCTGCGTCGTCCTTGTGGATGGTGAGGATCTTGCCGTTGTCCGAGATGATAGACTCAAACTCGGTCTTGCCGGCCTCAAGCGCATCGAGGGCTGGCTTGAAGTGGTAGTCGCCAAAATAGGAGCCGCTGCTGCCGTACACGCAAGCGGGCCGGACCACAATACCGTTTATGGACTGCTCTTCATGGTTAGCGGAGTGCCGGCCACTAGGGAAACATACCGCCCACCACTGCCCCTTCAATCTTGGTGCGCCAGATGGTCCCTTTATTGATCGGGGCCTCAGCCGGCTGACGCTCGTCCGACCACTCGTCCAAACCGCCATAACCTCTTGCCATCACGTAGTGGCCACTGCAGTAGACGTACGTCGGGCGGGGCGAGCCCTCGGGCCGTCCCTTGACAGCTTCAAGGAAGGCGTTGAAGATGCCAAGGGCCTGGTCAGCTCCTCCGGCAGCAAGACAATCAACAACTAGTAGGTCAGTCACTGCCAGGGGCCCGTTGGAGACTCACCAACGTCTATCTGCTTGGCAATGTTTGTCCAGATCACACGGCCGTCCTCGGTGGTGGGGTCGCACACTACCGGAATGATCTCGCACGGGCTAAACTGAGTGTCCGCAGTCTCCTGAGAACGAGTCTGTCCCCAAACAATGTGGCCAGCACGGACGAACGCATGAGTGACCGCCGAGCCAATGAACCCTATTGGTTAGCGCCGCCTCACCTTGCCGGGGTGACGGACGTACCGCTGGcaccaaggacaagaaCCTTCATGACGTTTTTTGTTTTGGATGGAGGCGCAAACACGAGCTTGTGAGACTGAGAGGGTGGGGGTGAGTGAGGATTGTAGATCTGTGCTGATGAGAGTAATGTGACCAGAGATGACTGGCTTCCGTGTATTTATACGTGTGTGCAATGGGAGACTGATGATCCTCTGTATACGAGGTGGGCAGATTGCTGCCAGAAGCTCGCGGATTGCGAAAGAGTAAGGAGAAATGGCAGCTCAAGTGATGCTGACTCATGGCAGCATCATGAACTGACCAAGCCGCGCTTAGTAACCGCCGTTAACCAACCAAGACGGTTTCTGATACCTACAGTGGATTAATGATTACAAACAATCAGGTCTCCCACCGGATTTTGGATGGATTTGTTCCTCCGCGATCCCAGATATCCAGAGCTAGCATGATATGGATCAAGTGGTGCCGGATGATGGGCCTACAGTAGCAGTCATGGAACCATTATCATCACCCAAATCCAATCAAAACTCTGATGAGCAACAAAGCTCTCTTGGCAGCTCAATGAAATGTGGTCGTCCATGCATTGCGTCTATACCCGGAATGTAAAGGAAAGAAGATTACAGCTTGGCAAAGGTGCCGTCGCCACGAAGCCGCGCGAGGTGACTGCGGCGGATGTCACTCAGCTTGGAGCAGCCGCAGAGCGCCATTGTGATTAGAAGCTCATCGTAGAGCAGCTTAAGAGCGAGGCTGACCCcgttctcgccgtcgtACTGGACCCGTCAGCGCTACATCTTGTCACCCGGATCGACTTACAGCCAGACCCCAAACGGGGATGCGCCCGACCCAGCAGTAGTCGGCGCCCATGGCGAGGGCCTTGAAGATGTCGCTGCCACGGCGAATTCCGCCATCAAAGTGGATCTGAATGCGCCCCTTGACGGCAGCCACAATGTCCTCCAGTGCATCAAACGTGGAGATTGCTCCGTCAAGCTGGCGACCACCGTGGTTAGAAACAAGGATGCCGTGAACACCAGATTCGGCAGCAAGAAGAGCGTCTTCCGCAGTCAGAACTGCCCGTTTAGCTTCAAACCCTTCATGTTGCACCGTGACCCTACTCACTGCCTTTAAGGTACACCTgcatcgacgtcgacttgacaatcttctcgaccttgtcccAAGTGAAGGCACGGTCGTACGCGGTACGGGGGTCGCTCTGCACAAAGTTGTAAGGGTTGATACCAGGTGGCAGgttggggaaggtgagatGTTCAGGAAGAGTAAAGTCGTTGCGATATTCGTTGAGCCGGCGGCCGAGATAGGCGCAGTCGACGGTGAGCACGAGGGCTGCGCAGCCCGCCTCTGGGAGTAAGCCACGGCCTCATGAATGATAGTTACGTACTCTCTGCGTTGCGGATCATGTGCATGTTGGTGTCCCAGCACTCAACCATGCTGAGCTGCTGACCGTACGCGTTTCCGTACCCGTCCCCAGCAttgacgacgtcggcgatcGAGTGGTTCGACCAAGTGGAAAGCACCATGTTGCAgccagccttggccgcggcgcgcgaAGTGCCCAGTTCGGCATCGTCGTGGGCCATCCCGTGCATGGCCGCGGGGGAGAAACCGAGGGGCATTTTGACCTTTGCGCCGAAACACTCTGTTGACATGTCAACCTGAGACACGTCGATGCAGACGCGTGGGCGGAGCCGGACGCGGTCAAAGGCTGCAACATTGTCGTTCATGCTGGGAGTCAGACGTGCGCCAGGCATGTCACCAACCTAAGGAGGTCCATTGCACCCTCGTTGTAATACTCTCCAACCATCTTGGACAGCTTCTTCGTCCCCTCCCGTTGGAGGTCCGCGATGCTGAAGACATTCTGGTCGTACCTCTGGAGGCGGTTCATTGAGCTTGACTGGCGTTGACCGAAAGTTGAGATTTGGAGACTGTTGGTTTTGGACCTCCTCGCGATGGGCCATAAGAACTGCTGTGGCCATGGCGAGGCAGAGGGTTCCCCCGGAGTGCCCGTACACTTGCCGCTCTGATCTCCGTCGATAGTTGTTGCACAAATTGTATAATAGATCACGCGCGGATGATTAATCTGGTACAGTGAGTGAGGGTTGTGCCTGAAGCCCACCTAGTTCGGCGACTCCGTATCCGATCGCTTCTCTCCTGAACGCCGTCTCCGAAAAGTGCCCACTCGGTCATCTGGACTCTGATATACAACAAACATCCGACGCTGAACATGGGTGTGTCCAGGTGCCAATGTAGTATAAATGTTTGCCTTCCAGCGCGCGGTCGCGTTGCCTTCCTAACAGACAAATTGTAAACTGAACTTAACCATGACCAACCCAAACAAGGTCGTTATCGAGGCTGCCAATGGCGCCAAGCGTGGGTTGACTCTGAATAATTGACTAACGTTAGCCAACCCCATCATCAACAACCTGATCGTCTCTGGGAACACGGTCTACCTTGCCGGTGTGCTTGGGACGGACGCTGCCGGTCAGCTTGTTTCTGGTGgggtcaaggaggagacgatTCAGTCCATGCGCAACGCGACCGAGCGTCTCTCTCACATCGGCCTTGACCTTTCAGACGGTAAGGCTCGGCACATTCAAACGGCCCAGCGCTGACCAACTTAGTCGTCAGCATCACCATCTTCGTGAACGACTATGCCAGCAACCTCCCGGGTCTCAACGAGGTGTGTTCGAACCCTGGACAAGTGATGGTCTCGACTGACAACATCAGGTCTATGGTGGCTGCTTCCCTAAGGGGGCTGCCATGCCGGTTCGGACCGCCGTGGGAGTGGCTGCCCTCCCCTTCAATGCTGCGGCAGAGTTCTCCATTGTAGGTCTAAGTGCCTCTGGTCCATGCGTGTCCTGCTAACTCCCGTGTCCAGGTTGCTGCCAAGCGTTCATAGAGTGTACCACAGTCCTGGATGGCATTTGTGTACAGTACATGTTCAGGCAGCAGATGACGTTTGATCACGCATGTTGGGGACGCATAACCTTTATGAatggcgaggcggtgacAATGGGGTTGTATGGAGCGTCAAGTTGCAACACACATCAGGCATTGTGAAACGCCCATCCAGCCACGTTCTTGAAGATGGTAAGGCCAAAGCAACCCAGCTGCGCCTGTCTCGGTTTAGAGGAGTGACTGGGGTGCTACAGCGTGAAGAGTGTGGCAAGCAGTGTTAGAGCACCCTTGGACTAAACATGAGTGAG from Cutaneotrichosporon cavernicola HIS019 DNA, chromosome: 2 harbors:
- a CDS encoding uncharacterized protein (nad-p-binding protein), which gives rise to MKVLVLGASGFIGSAVTHAFVRAGHIVWGQTRSQETADTQFSPCEIIPVVCDPTTEDGRVIWTNIAKQIDVVVDCLAAGGADQALGIFNAFLEAVKGRPEGSPRPTYVYCSGHYVMARGYGGLDEWSDERQPAEAPINKGTIWRTKIEGAVVGEQSINGIVVRPACVYGSSGSYFGDYHFKPALDALEAGKTEFESIISDNGKILTIHKDDAADLFVRVAEAAPACRGEVFLSANPSTDNIRDILDAIVRITGLKGWKAKKPADAYETAWITPLLARPSLGQALTGWQPKRMAVSDGMDVYWVRSSAGAC
- a CDS encoding uncharacterized protein (IMP dehydrogenase / GMP reductase domain), translating into MNRLQRYDQNVFSIADLQREGTKKLSKMVGEYYNEGAMDLLSMNDNVAAFDRVRLRPRVCIDVSQVDMSTECFGAKVKMPLGFSPAAMHGMAHDDAELGTSRAAAKAGCNMVLSTWSNHSIADVVNAGDGYGNAYGQQLSMVECWDTNMHMIRNAEKAGCAALVLTVDCAYLGRRLNEYRNDFTLPEHLTFPNLPPGINPYNFVQSDPRTAYDRAFTWDKVEKIVKSTSMQVYLKGILTAEDALLAAESGVHGILVSNHGGRQLDGAISTFDALEDIVAAVKGRIQIHFDGGIRRGSDIFKALAMGADYCWVGRIPVWGLAYDGENGVSLALKLLYDELLITMALCGCSKLSDIRRSHLARLRGDGTFAKL
- a CDS encoding uncharacterized protein (Endoribonuclease L-PSP), with protein sequence MTNPNKVVIEAANGAKPNPIINNLIVSGNTVYLAGVLGTDAAGQLVSGGVKEETIQSMRNATERLSHIGLDLSDVVSITIFVNDYASNLPGLNEVYGGCFPKGAAMPVRTAVGVAALPFNAAAEFSIVAAKRS